A DNA window from Thiopseudomonas alkaliphila contains the following coding sequences:
- the dnaB gene encoding replicative DNA helicase → MRKLALAQPPHSIEAEQAVLGGLVLNNSTWDLIAGTLIPSDFYQHNNQQFFKLIQELSENNEPFDAVTISELAIKRKLGGNEFLAYVGELCNNTPSTANIEAYRDIVRERSQLRHLIRIGHDCTRLASSKEAVSEDVLETVERELFALSSEASHDFTDLHAVMMEVLGEVDLAAQNGLSILGLDTGLTDLNDLIGGWFTGLNLLAARPSMGKTGLCLKFIQAALDILPKEQTVQFYSLEMPSKQIAYRLAALVGKLDMQKLRAGKLDGEGWAKLAEAISTINNLRGRLIIDDDSYMTPSKLRSKARRAARQFGKPGFIVIDYLQLMHSSQKRENRNLEVAEISASLKALSKEMDCPVLALSQLNRSVESRPNKRPNNSDLRDSGSLEQDADLIMFIYRDEYYNDDSEDKGIAELIIGKNRNGPTGTVRTAFIPEQIRFENLGHVAMEGLRA, encoded by the coding sequence ATGCGTAAATTAGCACTCGCTCAACCCCCTCACTCAATTGAGGCTGAACAAGCTGTACTGGGTGGCCTTGTACTTAACAACTCCACCTGGGATCTCATTGCCGGAACACTGATCCCTTCAGATTTTTATCAGCACAATAATCAACAGTTCTTCAAACTGATCCAAGAGCTTTCTGAAAATAATGAGCCCTTTGATGCAGTTACAATTTCTGAGCTTGCGATTAAGCGCAAACTAGGCGGAAATGAGTTTCTGGCATATGTCGGTGAGCTTTGTAACAACACGCCTTCTACCGCAAATATTGAAGCTTACCGGGACATTGTCCGAGAGCGCTCCCAACTTCGGCACCTCATCAGAATTGGCCATGACTGCACTCGCTTGGCAAGTTCAAAGGAAGCAGTCAGCGAAGATGTACTGGAAACAGTTGAGCGAGAACTGTTTGCTCTTTCCTCAGAAGCTTCCCACGACTTTACTGACCTTCATGCAGTGATGATGGAAGTGCTTGGTGAAGTCGATTTAGCGGCTCAAAATGGCCTAAGCATACTGGGCCTAGACACAGGACTCACTGATCTTAACGATCTAATTGGTGGCTGGTTTACAGGCCTCAATCTACTCGCTGCACGACCCTCAATGGGCAAGACAGGGCTTTGCCTAAAATTCATCCAAGCAGCTCTAGACATTCTACCAAAAGAGCAAACCGTTCAGTTTTACAGCCTGGAAATGCCTTCAAAGCAAATTGCCTACAGACTTGCCGCGTTAGTGGGCAAGCTAGATATGCAAAAACTCCGAGCGGGTAAACTTGACGGTGAAGGCTGGGCTAAGCTCGCCGAAGCTATCTCTACAATTAACAACCTGCGCGGTCGCCTCATCATTGACGACGACAGCTATATGACCCCATCAAAACTGCGTTCCAAAGCACGTCGTGCCGCAAGACAATTCGGAAAGCCTGGATTTATTGTGATCGACTATCTTCAACTCATGCACTCATCTCAGAAGCGTGAGAATCGAAATCTTGAAGTCGCTGAAATTTCAGCCAGTCTGAAGGCTCTCTCCAAAGAAATGGACTGTCCCGTACTTGCGCTCTCACAACTAAATCGCAGTGTTGAAAGCCGCCCAAACAAACGACCCAATAATAGTGACCTTCGTGATTCTGGCTCTCTTGAGCAAGACGCTGATCTCATCATGTTTATTTATCGAGATGAATACTACAACGACGATTCAGAAGACAAAGGGATCGCTGAACTCATTATTGGTAAAAACAGAAACGGTCCAACAGGCACTGTAAGAACTGCATTCATACCAGAGCAAATACGCTTTGAAAACCTTGGACATGTAGCCATGGAGGGACTTCGAGCATGA
- a CDS encoding ParB family protein: MNTKVTKELIERQMAVKAFSSNAAPIKRLTDPLQDTPMVVTLDQLRSYEHNPRKTRNPLYDEIKASIKARGLDQPPLITRRPDEDHYIIRNGGNTRLEILNELWRETKNEQFFRIHCLFKPWQSEVNALAGHLAENELHGQLSFIDKAQGIAQIKAMYEERLDGEQLSLRRLSERLKQDGYPVAISLLSNMLECVNSILPALPNTLMQGLGRAQVAKLIVLKNNLTKVWDKYDDSGSDFFEFWLMVLAAHDTGVETYSYEVIQDELIGQMSAMLGESYNILELDLAIAAEGIVNKNPLSAEQLEAFANNPPQPIESPLNTSEADTLVADDEKDVTPTSEDSKHSSITDEPNLTSTPTIQGSNTSTPQTESKALSDKDIDPEAFLEAHIVTPSQESDTLLRTRQQVAILNGDQLPDFKESVLTSIPVIAGGPSSSVTDIWYIESRINDLLSLRHNIWLLVKDICTTTGVKGFGPTKEGLGFGIFGKLETDGTALSQGVQLMLLSILRTTDNFADKAPIPLSSALFSQILIGSYDITVGLNGPADVGLARLEDAELVKLFRIVRLARVLVDLEKEMIQLAEQEQSDE, from the coding sequence ATGAACACCAAAGTCACCAAAGAATTAATTGAAAGACAGATGGCTGTAAAAGCGTTTTCATCGAATGCTGCGCCGATCAAACGTCTCACAGATCCGCTGCAAGACACTCCCATGGTAGTTACTCTGGATCAACTACGCTCTTACGAGCATAACCCGCGTAAAACCCGCAACCCACTGTACGATGAAATCAAAGCATCGATTAAAGCTCGCGGCCTGGATCAGCCACCACTGATTACACGTCGCCCAGATGAAGATCATTACATCATCAGAAATGGAGGTAACACTCGCCTGGAGATCCTAAATGAACTGTGGCGTGAAACTAAAAATGAACAGTTCTTCCGTATCCACTGCCTATTTAAGCCTTGGCAGTCAGAAGTTAACGCTCTGGCAGGACACCTTGCTGAAAATGAGTTACATGGGCAACTAAGCTTTATCGACAAAGCTCAAGGTATTGCTCAAATCAAAGCCATGTATGAAGAACGTCTGGATGGTGAGCAGCTATCTCTACGCAGACTATCTGAGCGACTGAAACAAGATGGGTACCCTGTTGCTATCAGCTTGCTTAGCAATATGCTTGAGTGCGTCAATAGCATTTTACCTGCTCTGCCCAACACATTGATGCAGGGGCTTGGTAGAGCTCAAGTAGCCAAGCTAATTGTGCTTAAAAATAACCTTACTAAAGTCTGGGACAAATACGACGACAGCGGTAGTGATTTCTTTGAGTTCTGGTTAATGGTCTTAGCGGCACACGATACGGGCGTGGAAACCTACAGCTATGAAGTGATTCAAGATGAGTTGATTGGGCAAATGTCAGCCATGCTAGGAGAAAGTTACAATATCTTAGAGCTAGACTTGGCAATTGCCGCTGAAGGCATCGTCAACAAAAACCCACTTTCTGCTGAACAACTGGAGGCGTTTGCAAATAATCCGCCACAACCTATCGAATCCCCTTTAAATACATCTGAAGCTGACACCCTTGTGGCCGACGATGAAAAAGATGTTACTCCTACCTCTGAAGACTCAAAACACTCGTCAATAACTGATGAGCCAAATTTAACATCCACTCCAACAATACAAGGATCCAATACATCTACCCCTCAAACAGAATCAAAAGCACTCTCTGACAAAGACATTGATCCTGAGGCATTTCTTGAAGCTCATATTGTTACACCTTCTCAAGAAAGCGATACGCTGTTAAGAACAAGACAACAGGTCGCCATACTCAATGGCGATCAATTACCTGACTTTAAAGAGTCTGTTTTAACTTCTATACCAGTTATAGCTGGAGGACCTTCATCTAGCGTGACCGACATCTGGTATATCGAGAGCCGCATAAATGACCTACTAAGCCTAAGACACAATATATGGCTTTTAGTTAAAGACATTTGCACCACCACAGGTGTTAAAGGTTTTGGCCCAACAAAAGAAGGCTTAGGGTTCGGTATTTTTGGAAAGTTAGAGACCGATGGTACAGCTCTATCTCAGGGCGTACAGCTAATGTTGCTATCAATTTTACGTACCACTGATAACTTTGCTGATAAAGCCCCCATCCCACTTTCATCTGCTCTCTTCTCACAGATTTTGATTGGCAGTTACGACATTACAGTTGGCCTCAATGGACCTGCAGAT